The stretch of DNA CCGAGGGCAGGCGTGACCGTTCGCGGCGGCCGATCCTGACGAGCGGAGAACAGAGCGACCTCGCGGCGTGTCCAGGAGGCGGGGGCGCTCCGTTGCAACAGAGCTGGTCGGAGCGGGCAGCGGTGAGCCAGTGGCCCAGTACGGACGTGCGGAGACGCTCAGCGCGCCGACGGTGCGCGAGTTCGCTCACTACTGGTCATTTCGCTCAGCTGGAGGAAAGTGCGGGTGTCTCGCATGCGTCGCGGACTCTCGGGCCAATGCATCCGCGAGACCTTTCGCTCCTCCGTCCGGTCACGGCGCTGGGGGAGGCTCGAGGCGAGCTCAGGGGGGGTCATCGGTTCCATCCTCGCTCTGTCTTTTTGTCGCTTTTCACCAGCGGACACGATCCTCTCCCTTATCTCGGCGCCTGGTGGCGGGCCGGGAGGGAGGCGAGCGGCAGCGCCTGCTGCTGGACCGCCCGCTCGCGTGGTCCTGCCCCGATGCTGCCTTCTTCGTCGCCAGGTGCCGGAACACGTGCCCTCCCGAAGAGGAAGCCTGGTGAACCCTCTGGCTGCCGCTCGGTCGGAAAGCGGGCCGTGCGCATGCCGGGTATCGTGCGCTCGCAGCAACCGCTCCGCGCCCTCCAAGGCGAAACGCTGCTACACTGGCTGCGGGCGAGGTCTGGGCGATCCTGCTGACCGCGACTCGGTCGCAGAGTCTTCCTTTGGTGAGCTTCTCGGGGTTCAGGCGTCGTGCGCTGGTCAGCTGGCGCGGTGGTAGTGCGAGCGTACGCTGAGTTGAACGACTTCCTGCCGGCGGCGGTGCGCCAGCGCTCGTTCGAGGTACCGCTCCCGTTCGGTGCGACCGTGCGTGATCTCGTCGCCGGGCTCGGCATCCCTCCGCCGGAGGTCGATCTCGTCCTCGTCAACGACGAGCCCGCCGATTGGGCTGTTCGTCTGAAAGACGGCGACCGAGTCGCGATCTATCCGGTGTTCGAAACGATCGATATTGGGTCGGTGCAACGATTGCGTCCCAAGCCGCTGCGCGAACCGCGTTTCATCTGCGATGTCCATCTCGGCCGCTTGGCTGCCTACTTGCGCCTGCTCGGCTTCGATACGCGGTACGAGCGCGAGGCAGACGACGCAACGCTGGTGGCATGGGCGGAGCGTGAGCGACGGATCGTGCTGACACGCGACCGGGAACTCTTGAAGCGGCGAGCCGTCACGCACGGGTATTGGCTGCGCTCGGCCCATCCGCGGGAGCAGCTTCTCGAGGTCGTCCGGCGTTTCGACCTGGTGGGCAGTCTGCGCCCGTTCGTGCGTTGCCCACGCTGCAACGGGTTACTCGTGTTGGTCGATCGCGAGGTGGCGCGGGCGCATGTCCCACCGCGTAGCTGGCAGCGTGCTCAGGAGTT from Thermomicrobium roseum DSM 5159 encodes:
- a CDS encoding Mut7-C RNAse domain-containing protein, which translates into the protein MVVRAYAELNDFLPAAVRQRSFEVPLPFGATVRDLVAGLGIPPPEVDLVLVNDEPADWAVRLKDGDRVAIYPVFETIDIGSVQRLRPKPLREPRFICDVHLGRLAAYLRLLGFDTRYEREADDATLVAWAERERRIVLTRDRELLKRRAVTHGYWLRSAHPREQLLEVVRRFDLVGSLRPFVRCPRCNGLLVLVDREVARAHVPPRSWQRAQEFWRCSGCNQFYWYGTHCERVEELIAWLRSALSGEPTRLLEAACERTAGDAPSGA